Proteins encoded in a region of the Quercus lobata isolate SW786 chromosome 8, ValleyOak3.0 Primary Assembly, whole genome shotgun sequence genome:
- the LOC115956163 gene encoding disease resistance protein RGA2-like: MAAEIFVANIAEKVLKKLESQVSKEACLLWGVESDWKGLKNTLSTVKAVLFDAEKKQGHNQELTVWLGKLKEVFLDAQDVLDEFECEELRSQVVEKQGSIAMKVRHFLSCSNPLLFRINMGHKIKDIRTRLDDIAADKAKFHLSELAENMHVVRGREMTHSFVHPLEVIGREHDKENIVKHLMNVVDGQNVLVIPIVGIGGLGKTVLAKLVFNDARVVEHFELKFWVCVSDDFILKQLLVKILRSIADENWNDLDEEQLQKHLRNVLDGRKFLLVLDDVWNKDRNKWIELRNLLMGGANGSKILVTTRSPSVASMMGTMPSYNLKGLPHNECMSLFVKWALEDREERQHANLVEIGDEIVKKCKGVPLAVKSLGSLLYSKLDEKDWKLVKDNEMWKLERKEGDILSALQLSYNLMPPYLKECFAYCSLYPKDHKYLSMELIQLWMAHDLIQKSPIENQELEDIGNQYIEELYSRSFLEDYKDFGSL; the protein is encoded by the coding sequence ATGGCTGCAGAGATATTTGTAGCTAACATTGCAGAAAAAGTCCTGAAGAAGCTAGAGTCCCAGGTTTCCAAAGAAGCTTGCCTGCTATGGGGTGTTGAAAGCGATTGGAAAGGACTAAAAAACACTCTATCCACCGTCAAAGCTGTGCTCTTTGATGCAGAAAAGAAGCAGGGTCATAACCAGGAGCTGACTGTCTGGCTTGGGAAGCTTAAAGAGGTCTTTTTAGACGCTCAAGATGTCCTTGATGAATTCGAATGTGAAGAACTGCGGAGCCAAGTTGTGGAAAAACAAGGGAGTATAGCCATGAAGGTACGTCATTTCCTTTCTTGCTCAAATCCACTGCTATTCCGAATCAACATGGGTCATAAAATCAAAGACATTAGAACACGGTTAGATGACATTGCAGCCGATAAGGCTAAGTTTCATCTAAGCGAACTAGCAGAAAATATGCATGTGGTGCGTGGGAGGGAGATGACCCACTCCTTTGTCCATCCTTTAGAAGTTATAGGAAGAGAACATGACAAGGAAAACATTGTTAAACATCTAATGAATGTTGTTGATGGTCAAAATGTCCTTGTTATTCCTATAGTTGGCATTGGAGGTCTTGGCAAGACTGTGCTAGCAAAACTAGTATTCAATGATGCAAGAGTGGTGGAACATTTTGagttaaaattttgggtttgtgtcTCAGATGATTTCATTTTAAAACAACTACTGGTAAAAATATTAAGATCAATAGCTGATGAAAATTGGAATGATTTGGACGAAGAGCAACTGCAAAAGCATCTTCGAAATGTTTTGGATGGCAGAAAATTCTTGCTTGTCTTGGATGACGTATGGAACAAGGATAGAAATAAATGGATTgagttgaggaatttgttgATGGGGGGTGCCAATGGAAGCAAGATCCTTGTGACTACACGCAGCCCAAGTGTTGCTTCTATGATGGGCACCATGCCCTCGTACAACTTGAAAGGTCTTCCACATAATGAGTGTATGTCTTTATTTGTAAAATGGGCATTAGAAGACAGAGAAGAGAGGCAACatgcaaacttagtggaaattggGGATGAGATTGTGAAGAAATGTAAAGGAGTTCCGCTGGCAGTGAAATCATTAGGAAGCCTACTATATTCAAAGCTTGATGAAAAGGATTGGAAATTGGTAAAGGATAATGAAATGTGGAAATTGGAAAGAAAGGAAGGTGATATTTTGTCGGCCTTGCAATTGAGTTACAATCTAATGCCACCTTACTTGAAAGAATGTTTTGCCTATTGTTCACTTTATCCAAAAGATCATAAATACCTTAGTATGGAATTGATTCAGCTTTGGATGGCACATGACTTGATTCAAAAATCACCAATTGAAAATCAAGAGCTAGAAGATATTGGCAATCAATACATAGAAGAGCTCTACTCAAGATCTTTCCTTGAAGATTATAAAGATTTTGGCTCCTTATGA